The proteins below are encoded in one region of Limnohabitans sp. 63ED37-2:
- the kdsB gene encoding 3-deoxy-manno-octulosonate cytidylyltransferase, translated as MRQAPNSNDFIVLIPARMASSRLPNKPLADIAGLPMVVRVAQRAMLSQARQVVVAADDDRIVAACSAHGVQALLTRQDHVSGSDRLAEACQLLGLSDEAVVVNVQGDEPLMEPSLIDQVAQLLSERPEASMSTAAHPISQLADFCNPNVVKVVTDARQMALYFSRAPIAWWRDGQSAADPGGAQFTELPSPAPLRHVGIYAYRAGFLAQFPQLPPAPIEQLESLEQLRALWHGHRIAVHTTEHAPGPGVDTPEDLQRVRALLGA; from the coding sequence ATGCGCCAGGCCCCCAACTCCAACGACTTCATCGTTTTGATCCCCGCACGCATGGCGTCCAGCCGGCTGCCGAACAAACCTTTGGCCGACATCGCTGGGCTCCCCATGGTCGTGCGGGTGGCTCAGCGCGCCATGCTGAGTCAAGCCCGCCAAGTGGTGGTGGCCGCCGATGACGACCGCATCGTGGCCGCCTGCTCGGCCCATGGTGTGCAAGCCCTTTTGACACGGCAGGACCATGTCAGCGGCAGCGACCGTTTGGCCGAAGCTTGCCAACTGTTGGGCCTGAGCGATGAGGCTGTGGTGGTCAATGTGCAAGGCGACGAGCCCTTGATGGAGCCCAGCCTGATCGACCAAGTGGCGCAATTGCTCAGCGAGCGGCCCGAGGCCAGCATGAGCACAGCAGCCCACCCCATCAGCCAGTTGGCCGACTTCTGCAACCCCAATGTGGTCAAGGTGGTCACAGACGCTCGCCAGATGGCGCTGTACTTCAGCCGTGCGCCCATCGCCTGGTGGCGCGATGGGCAAAGTGCGGCGGATCCTGGCGGCGCGCAATTCACCGAACTGCCCAGCCCGGCCCCTCTGCGGCATGTGGGCATTTACGCCTACCGTGCGGGTTTTCTGGCGCAATTTCCACAACTGCCACCGGCCCCCATCGAGCAGCTGGAGTCCCTGGAGCAGCTGCGCGCCCTTTGGCACGGGCACCGCATTGCGGTGCACACCACCGAGCATGCCCCAGGTCCTGGGGTCGACACCCCCGAAGACCTGCAACGCGTTCGCGCCCTGCTCGGCGCGTAA
- the adk gene encoding adenylate kinase, translated as MRLILLGAPGAGKGTQATFICQKYNIPQISTGDMLRAAVKAGTALGLQAKAVMESGGLVSDDLIINLVKERIAQADCAHGFLFDGFPRTIPQADAMKAAGVKLDYVLEIDVPFDAIIERMSGRRSHPASGRTYHVKFNPSKVAGMDDVTGEPLVQRADDQEETVKKRLDVYSAQTRPLVDYYANWAKADPAAAPKYRAISGTGSVEDITARAFAALAQ; from the coding sequence ATGAGACTGATTTTGTTGGGCGCACCCGGCGCGGGCAAAGGCACCCAAGCCACCTTCATTTGCCAGAAATACAACATCCCCCAAATTTCGACGGGCGACATGCTGCGCGCCGCCGTGAAAGCGGGCACCGCGCTGGGACTGCAAGCCAAAGCCGTGATGGAATCGGGCGGGCTGGTCAGCGACGACCTGATCATCAACCTGGTCAAGGAACGCATCGCCCAGGCCGATTGCGCCCACGGTTTCCTGTTTGATGGCTTCCCCCGCACCATTCCCCAAGCGGACGCCATGAAGGCGGCAGGCGTCAAGCTCGACTATGTGCTCGAAATCGACGTGCCCTTTGACGCCATCATCGAACGCATGAGCGGTCGCCGCTCGCACCCAGCTTCAGGCCGCACTTACCACGTCAAGTTCAACCCGTCCAAAGTGGCCGGCATGGATGACGTGACCGGCGAGCCTTTGGTGCAACGCGCCGACGACCAGGAAGAAACCGTTAAGAAGCGCCTGGATGTCTACAGTGCCCAGACCCGCCCCTTGGTGGATTACTATGCCAATTGGGCCAAGGCCGACCCCGCCGCTGCACCCAAATACCGCGCCATCAGTGGCACGGGCAGCGTGGAAGACATCACCGCTCGCGCCTTCGCTGCTTTGGCCCAATAA
- the lexA gene encoding transcriptional repressor LexA, which translates to MTDSPKLTARQQEILELIQNTIANTGAPPTRAEIASVLGFKSANAAEEHLKALARKGAIELVSGTSRGIRLKGSSRSNPRAPSDLFSLSLPGLGQLCLPLVGRVAAGSPILAQEHVDRSYQVESSLFAQQPDYLLKVRGMSMRDAGIMDGDLLAVKSTKDVRNGQIVVARLGDEVTVKRLHKTASGIELLPENPDYPTIVVHPGEPFDIEGLAVGLIRNTFVM; encoded by the coding sequence TTGACCGACAGCCCCAAACTCACCGCCCGCCAACAAGAAATTCTGGAACTGATCCAGAACACCATTGCCAACACCGGTGCGCCACCGACACGCGCCGAAATTGCCAGCGTGCTGGGTTTCAAATCGGCCAACGCCGCAGAAGAACACCTCAAGGCCCTGGCCCGCAAAGGCGCCATCGAGTTGGTCAGCGGCACCTCACGCGGCATTCGCCTCAAGGGCAGCTCACGCAGCAACCCACGCGCCCCCTCTGATTTGTTCAGCTTGAGTTTGCCTGGGCTGGGTCAGTTGTGTCTGCCTTTGGTGGGGCGTGTGGCTGCCGGATCGCCCATCCTGGCGCAAGAACACGTCGACAGGAGCTACCAAGTTGAAAGCAGCCTGTTTGCCCAGCAACCCGATTACTTGCTCAAGGTCCGCGGTATGTCCATGCGGGATGCGGGCATCATGGATGGCGACTTGCTGGCCGTCAAATCCACCAAAGACGTGCGCAACGGCCAGATCGTGGTGGCCCGCTTGGGCGACGAAGTCACGGTCAAGCGCCTGCACAAAACCGCCTCCGGCATCGAATTGCTGCCCGAAAACCCCGATTACCCGACCATCGTGGTCCACCCCGGCGAGCCCTTTGACATCGAAGGCCTGGCCGTGGGCCTGATCCGCAACACCTTCGTCATGTGA
- a CDS encoding D-2-hydroxyacid dehydrogenase family protein, translating to MNIVILDDYQDVVRKLDCAAKLEHYPAKVYTNTVKGIGQLSVRLKDADVIVLIRERTGLNRALIEKLPRLKMIAQTGRVGSHIDLAACTERGVAVAEGVGSPIAPAELTWALVMAAMRRLPQYISNLKHGAWQQSGLKSSSMPANFGLGTVLKGKTLGIWGYGKIGQLVAGYGQAFGMHVQIWGSDESRVRAVKDGHVAATSREAFFQSSDVLSLHLRLNEATTGIVTSDDLGLMKPTALLVNTSRAELVETNALIGALNRGRPGMAAVDVFESEPILQGSALLRLENCICTPHIGYVEKDSYELYFGSAFDNVINFIKGTPTNIVNPGALQVRR from the coding sequence ATGAACATTGTGATCCTTGACGACTACCAGGATGTCGTCCGCAAACTCGACTGCGCCGCCAAACTCGAGCATTACCCGGCCAAGGTCTACACCAACACCGTCAAAGGCATTGGCCAGTTGTCGGTGCGACTCAAAGACGCCGATGTGATCGTCTTGATCCGCGAGCGAACAGGCCTTAACCGGGCCCTGATCGAGAAGCTGCCCCGACTCAAAATGATTGCCCAGACCGGCCGAGTGGGCAGCCACATCGACTTGGCCGCCTGCACCGAACGCGGGGTGGCCGTGGCCGAGGGCGTAGGTTCACCGATTGCACCCGCAGAACTCACCTGGGCCCTTGTCATGGCAGCCATGCGACGGTTGCCCCAATACATCAGCAACCTCAAGCACGGTGCATGGCAGCAATCGGGTCTCAAATCCAGCTCGATGCCCGCCAACTTTGGCCTGGGCACTGTGCTCAAAGGCAAGACCCTGGGCATCTGGGGCTACGGCAAAATCGGCCAATTGGTGGCCGGTTATGGTCAAGCTTTTGGCATGCATGTTCAGATCTGGGGCAGCGATGAATCGCGCGTGCGGGCGGTCAAAGACGGCCATGTCGCCGCCACCAGCCGTGAGGCTTTTTTTCAAAGCTCGGACGTGCTGTCCTTGCACCTTCGGCTGAACGAAGCCACCACGGGCATCGTCACCAGCGATGACCTGGGGCTCATGAAACCCACGGCCTTGCTGGTCAACACCTCGCGCGCCGAACTGGTTGAAACCAATGCCCTGATCGGCGCTCTCAACCGGGGTCGCCCGGGCATGGCGGCGGTTGACGTGTTCGAGTCCGAACCGATCTTGCAAGGCTCTGCCTTGCTGCGGCTGGAAAACTGCATTTGCACCCCCCACATTGGCTATGTCGAAAAAGACAGCTACGAGCTGTATTTCGGCTCGGCATTTGACAACGTCATCAACTTCATCAAGGGCACGCCCACGAACATCGTCAACCCAGGGGCCCTGCAGGTGCGGCGTTGA
- a CDS encoding 3-hydroxyacyl-CoA dehydrogenase, protein MTLAFQQVAIIGAGAMGRGIAQIAAQAGSQVWLYDTQPEAIAKAREAVFQQWDKLQEKGRLTAEAVAGHKSRLLGATQLQDLAGCDLVVEAIVEKLDIKKSLFADLEKVLPPTAVLVTNTSSLSVTAIAAALQRPAQFAGYHFFNPVPLMKVVEVIAGLKTDPAVCQRLTDYARQMGHTPVQALDTPGFIVNHAGRGYGTEALRIVSEGVADFATIDRILRDQVGFKLGPFELFDLTALDVSHHVIEAIYHQYYEEPRYRPNVITAQRLAGGVVGKKVGEGFYKYVDGAAQVPAEPPVPVVENIPPVWVSPRATRRMELLQLLKDLGAKIETSASPSPEALTIVAPLGFDITTVAVVERLDPARTVGIDMLFVDASTKRRVLATNPATRADMRDAAHALFARDGKAVSVIRDSGGFVTQRVVATIVNIASDICQQRICSPQDLETAVTLGLAYPMGPLAMGNRLGPDSILEVLFNLQTVYGDPRYRPSPWLRRRGAIGLSLMHTEE, encoded by the coding sequence ATGACCCTTGCATTTCAACAAGTCGCCATCATTGGCGCCGGCGCCATGGGACGCGGCATTGCCCAAATTGCTGCGCAAGCAGGCAGCCAAGTCTGGCTGTACGACACCCAACCCGAAGCGATTGCCAAAGCGCGTGAAGCCGTGTTCCAGCAATGGGACAAGCTGCAGGAAAAAGGTCGCTTGACGGCCGAAGCCGTGGCGGGCCACAAAAGCCGCTTGTTGGGTGCCACCCAACTGCAAGACTTGGCCGGGTGTGATTTGGTGGTCGAAGCCATCGTCGAAAAGCTCGACATCAAAAAGAGCCTGTTCGCCGATCTGGAAAAAGTGCTGCCCCCCACCGCCGTGCTGGTGACCAACACCTCGTCGCTGTCCGTGACCGCCATTGCCGCTGCCTTGCAGCGCCCCGCCCAGTTTGCGGGCTACCACTTCTTCAACCCCGTACCCCTCATGAAGGTGGTCGAGGTGATCGCGGGCCTCAAAACCGACCCCGCCGTTTGCCAGCGCCTGACCGACTATGCCCGCCAGATGGGCCACACGCCAGTTCAAGCGCTAGACACCCCCGGCTTCATCGTCAACCACGCCGGTCGCGGCTATGGCACCGAGGCCCTGCGCATCGTGAGCGAGGGCGTGGCCGATTTCGCAACGATTGACCGCATCCTGCGCGACCAAGTCGGCTTCAAACTCGGCCCCTTCGAGCTGTTTGACCTGACAGCTCTGGACGTCTCACACCACGTCATTGAGGCGATTTACCACCAATACTACGAAGAGCCGCGCTACCGCCCCAACGTCATCACCGCCCAGCGGCTGGCCGGTGGTGTGGTCGGCAAAAAAGTCGGCGAAGGCTTTTACAAATACGTGGATGGTGCCGCACAAGTTCCCGCCGAGCCGCCCGTGCCCGTGGTAGAGAACATCCCACCCGTTTGGGTCTCGCCCCGCGCCACCCGCCGCATGGAGCTGCTGCAGCTGCTCAAGGACCTGGGCGCCAAAATCGAAACCAGTGCCTCGCCCTCGCCCGAGGCGCTGACCATCGTCGCCCCGCTGGGTTTTGACATCACCACCGTGGCCGTGGTCGAGCGCCTCGACCCAGCACGCACCGTGGGCATCGACATGCTGTTTGTGGATGCGTCCACCAAACGCCGTGTGCTGGCCACCAACCCGGCCACGCGTGCCGACATGCGCGACGCAGCGCACGCCTTGTTTGCCCGCGACGGCAAAGCCGTGTCGGTGATCCGCGACAGCGGTGGTTTTGTCACGCAACGCGTGGTGGCGACCATCGTCAACATCGCCTCCGACATTTGCCAGCAGCGCATCTGCAGCCCACAAGACCTGGAAACCGCCGTCACCCTGGGCCTGGCTTACCCCATGGGCCCACTGGCCATGGGCAACCGCTTGGGGCCTGACAGCATTTTGGAAGTGCTGTTCAACCTGCAAACGGTCTATGGCGATCCACGCTATCGCCCCAGCCCCTGGTTGCGTCGCCGCGGCGCCATTGGCCTGTCCTTGATGCACACCGAGGAATAA
- a CDS encoding oxepin-CoA hydrolase, alternative type — protein sequence MTAQLLSTSEGQTLVLTLSNPEFRNALGPEMYAAGVEALSVAESSADVRSVVITGANGIFSAGGNLQRLQNNRQLPPEHQAQSIEGLHNWIEAIRTFPKPVIAAVEGPAAGAGFSLALACDMIVAARNSVFVMAYSSIALSPDGGGSWSLSRAVPRQLATELLLCGERIGAERLQQLGVVNRLADAGQALQQALELCEQLNARAPNALASIKELLSDADGSSLNAQLARERNAFVKNLHHPNAGIGIGAFLNKQKPEYE from the coding sequence ATGACCGCCCAACTGCTCAGCACCAGCGAAGGCCAGACCTTGGTCTTGACCCTCAGCAACCCGGAGTTTCGCAACGCCCTCGGGCCCGAGATGTACGCCGCCGGGGTCGAAGCACTGAGCGTGGCCGAGTCCAGCGCCGATGTGCGCAGCGTGGTGATCACCGGGGCGAACGGCATTTTCAGTGCAGGCGGCAATTTGCAGCGCCTGCAAAACAACCGCCAGTTGCCGCCCGAGCACCAAGCCCAAAGCATCGAAGGCCTGCACAACTGGATCGAAGCGATTCGCACATTTCCCAAGCCCGTGATCGCAGCCGTTGAAGGCCCGGCGGCCGGTGCGGGTTTTTCGTTGGCCCTGGCTTGCGACATGATCGTGGCCGCGCGCAACAGCGTGTTTGTGATGGCCTACAGCTCGATTGCCTTGTCGCCCGATGGCGGCGGCAGCTGGAGCCTGTCGCGTGCCGTGCCGCGCCAGCTGGCCACCGAACTGCTGCTGTGCGGCGAGCGCATCGGTGCCGAGCGGCTGCAGCAATTGGGTGTGGTCAATCGCCTCGCGGATGCTGGCCAAGCCCTGCAGCAAGCCCTGGAACTGTGCGAACAGCTCAACGCCCGTGCACCCAACGCGCTGGCCAGCATCAAAGAGCTGCTCAGCGACGCGGATGGCAGCAGCCTGAATGCTCAGCTGGCACGCGAGCGCAATGCTTTTGTCAAAAACCTGCACCACCCCAACGCCGGTATTGGCATCGGTGCGTTTTTGAACAAGCAAAAACCCGAATACGAATAA
- a CDS encoding Crp/Fnr family transcriptional regulator yields the protein MDEPILTMEEREAINSGRWFSSLSPSLRHDILRCAYVKRHKDGDMLAARGDPPEQWIACAKGAVRVSSTSVSGKQITLTYVEPGIWFGDVSIFDGDRRTHDCYAHGETTTLNVAKADFKKILTQHVEFYDAMLRLHARRIRQLYGLVEDLNTLPLRARLAKQLNHLLRSYGVPSLSDAKAIRISLQLAQEELAQLLGASRQRVNQELKQMEREQIIRIEPGGLVVLDRDALLLIVNADH from the coding sequence ATGGATGAACCGATTCTGACAATGGAGGAACGAGAGGCGATCAACAGTGGTCGCTGGTTCTCAAGCCTTTCACCTTCACTTCGACACGACATACTTCGATGCGCTTACGTCAAACGGCACAAGGACGGCGATATGCTCGCTGCGCGGGGAGATCCGCCCGAGCAGTGGATCGCCTGCGCCAAGGGCGCGGTGCGTGTGAGCTCAACGTCGGTGTCTGGCAAGCAGATCACCTTGACCTATGTGGAGCCGGGCATCTGGTTTGGCGATGTATCGATCTTCGACGGGGATCGCCGCACACACGACTGTTATGCACATGGCGAGACGACCACGCTCAACGTGGCCAAGGCCGACTTCAAGAAAATCCTGACGCAGCACGTCGAGTTTTACGACGCCATGCTGCGCCTGCATGCCCGGCGCATTCGCCAGCTCTACGGCTTGGTGGAAGACCTCAACACCCTGCCCTTGCGGGCTCGGCTGGCCAAACAACTCAACCACTTGCTGCGCAGCTACGGCGTGCCCAGTTTGTCGGATGCCAAGGCGATTCGCATCAGCTTGCAACTGGCACAGGAAGAACTGGCCCAGCTGCTGGGTGCATCGCGCCAACGGGTCAACCAGGAACTCAAGCAGATGGAGCGCGAGCAAATCATCCGCATCGAGCCCGGTGGCTTGGTGGTGCTGGACCGCGATGCGCTGCTGCTGATCGTGAACGCGGACCACTGA
- a CDS encoding phosphotransferase encodes MSAFDHFVGTRPVTGTHAFDIPALEAWLSARLPGFVGPLSVEMFKGGQSNPTYKLITPSRQYVMRAKPGPVAKLLPSAHAIEREFAVMQGLHGTDVPVAEMHVLCDDESVIGRAFYVMEFVQGRVLWDQSLPGMTPAERGAIYDEMNRVLAALHKVDVAKQGLASYGKPGNYIERQIGRWSKQYAASVTQPIPEMDQLIEWLPKNIPDSAKDESLVGIVHGDYRLDNLMFHPTEARVLAVLDWELSTLGHPLADFSYHCMAWHISPGTFRGIGGLDLAALGIPSEAEYIRRYCERTGFTTPEALAKDWNFYLAYNMFRIAAILQGIAKRVEDGTASSEQAKTSGAGARPMAELAWRFARQA; translated from the coding sequence ATGAGTGCTTTTGACCATTTCGTGGGGACCCGGCCTGTCACCGGCACCCACGCCTTCGACATCCCAGCCCTGGAAGCCTGGCTAAGCGCCCGGCTGCCCGGTTTTGTGGGCCCCTTGAGCGTGGAAATGTTCAAGGGCGGGCAGTCCAACCCCACCTACAAGCTCATCACCCCATCACGCCAATACGTGATGCGGGCCAAGCCCGGCCCAGTGGCCAAGCTGCTGCCTTCGGCACACGCCATCGAGCGCGAGTTTGCTGTCATGCAAGGCCTGCACGGCACCGATGTGCCTGTGGCCGAAATGCATGTGCTGTGTGACGACGAGTCAGTGATCGGTCGTGCGTTTTACGTCATGGAGTTCGTGCAAGGTCGTGTGCTCTGGGACCAGTCGCTGCCGGGCATGACGCCTGCCGAGCGCGGTGCGATTTACGACGAAATGAACCGGGTGCTGGCGGCACTGCACAAGGTCGATGTGGCCAAGCAAGGCCTGGCCAGCTACGGTAAACCCGGCAATTACATCGAGCGCCAGATCGGCCGCTGGAGCAAGCAGTACGCCGCGTCCGTCACCCAGCCCATCCCCGAGATGGACCAGCTGATCGAATGGCTGCCGAAAAACATTCCGGACAGCGCCAAGGACGAATCGCTCGTTGGCATCGTGCACGGCGACTACCGCCTGGACAACCTGATGTTCCACCCCACCGAAGCCCGTGTATTGGCGGTACTCGACTGGGAGCTGTCCACCTTGGGTCACCCGCTGGCCGACTTCAGCTACCACTGCATGGCTTGGCACATCAGCCCCGGTACCTTCCGCGGCATTGGCGGCTTGGACCTGGCCGCTTTGGGCATCCCGTCAGAGGCCGAGTACATACGCCGCTATTGCGAGCGCACCGGCTTCACCACCCCTGAAGCGCTGGCGAAAGACTGGAATTTTTACCTCGCGTACAACATGTTCCGCATCGCGGCCATTTTGCAAGGCATTGCCAAGCGCGTCGAAGACGGCACCGCGTCCAGCGAACAAGCCAAAACATCGGGCGCGGGGGCACGCCCCATGGCCGAACTGGCTTGGCGTTTTGCGCGTCAAGCCTGA
- a CDS encoding acyl-CoA dehydrogenase family protein — MDFEYTPKVKDMQARLLAFMDEHIYPNEARFFEEIAENRAKGNAWVPTKIVEELKPKARAAGLWNLFLPKSTRAPQGLSNLEYAPLCEIMGRVPFAAEIFNCSAPDTGNMETLERYASEAIKDRWMEPLLRGEIRSAFLMTEPDVASSDATNIECEIRRDGNDYVINGRKWWSSGAGDPRCAVYIVMGKTNPDAGRHEQQSMIVVPANSPGITVVRALSVFGYDDAPHGHMEVVLKNVRVPAENILLGEGRGFEIAQGRLGPGRIHHCMRTIGIAERALELMCKRLNERVAFGREVARQTVWQERIAESRCMIEQARLLTLKAAYMMDTVGNKVAKAEIAMIKIVAPNMACQIIDWAIQAHGGGGVSQDFPLAYAYAHQRTLRLADGPDEVHRNSLAKLELAKQLALPGDLGMPITRGS, encoded by the coding sequence ATGGATTTTGAATACACCCCCAAGGTCAAGGACATGCAGGCCCGTTTGTTGGCCTTCATGGACGAGCACATTTACCCCAACGAGGCGCGGTTCTTTGAAGAAATCGCCGAAAACCGCGCCAAAGGCAATGCCTGGGTGCCGACCAAAATCGTCGAGGAACTCAAACCCAAGGCACGCGCTGCCGGTTTGTGGAACCTGTTTTTGCCCAAGTCCACCCGCGCACCCCAAGGTCTGTCCAACCTCGAATACGCACCGCTGTGCGAGATCATGGGCCGCGTTCCCTTCGCCGCTGAAATCTTCAACTGCTCGGCACCCGACACCGGCAACATGGAAACGTTGGAGCGTTATGCCAGCGAAGCCATCAAGGACCGCTGGATGGAGCCATTGCTCAGGGGCGAAATCCGCTCTGCATTCCTGATGACCGAGCCCGATGTGGCCTCGTCAGACGCGACCAATATCGAGTGCGAGATCCGCCGCGACGGCAATGATTACGTCATCAACGGCCGCAAGTGGTGGTCGTCCGGCGCGGGTGACCCACGCTGCGCGGTCTACATCGTCATGGGCAAAACAAACCCCGACGCGGGCCGCCATGAGCAGCAGTCCATGATCGTGGTGCCCGCCAATTCACCCGGTATCACCGTGGTGCGCGCCCTGTCGGTGTTTGGCTACGACGACGCCCCACACGGTCACATGGAGGTCGTCCTCAAAAACGTGCGTGTGCCGGCCGAGAACATTTTGCTGGGTGAAGGCCGTGGCTTTGAAATCGCCCAAGGCCGATTGGGACCTGGCCGCATCCACCACTGCATGCGCACCATCGGCATCGCCGAGCGTGCCCTAGAGTTGATGTGCAAACGCCTGAACGAGCGCGTGGCCTTTGGGCGCGAAGTGGCCCGCCAGACTGTGTGGCAAGAGCGCATCGCCGAGTCGCGTTGCATGATTGAGCAGGCCCGCCTGCTCACCCTCAAAGCCGCCTACATGATGGACACCGTGGGCAACAAGGTTGCCAAGGCCGAGATCGCGATGATCAAGATCGTGGCCCCCAACATGGCCTGCCAGATCATCGACTGGGCCATTCAAGCCCACGGCGGTGGCGGTGTGTCGCAAGACTTCCCGTTGGCCTATGCCTATGCCCACCAGCGCACCCTGCGCCTGGCCGACGGCCCGGACGAGGTGCACCGCAACTCGCTGGCCAAGCTCGAGTTGGCCAAGCAATTGGCTTTGCCCGGTGATTTGGGCATGCCCATCACCCGCGGCAGCTGA
- the hslO gene encoding Hsp33 family molecular chaperone HslO, producing the protein MSELHKFIFEGLPVRGMLVRLTDAWQDILARRAANSETGAYPAPVRQLLGEMAAAGVLMQGNIKFNGALVLQIFGDGPVKLGVVEVQPDLSLRATCTQVGEVADNATLSQMVNVNNEGRCAITLDPQDRLPGHQPYQGVVPLFGDRGEKLENISEVLEHYMLQSEQLDTVLVLAADDKVAAGLLIQRLPIEGEGNLAGKTDSLMRESVLGQSEDFSRISILTKSLKREELLGLDAETILHRLYWEEPIARFEPFIGETGPRFACRCNRERVGHMIRSLGTEEVEGIIAEQGQVEVGCDFCGAQYRFDPVDAAGLFTGLPPDLPAGSVH; encoded by the coding sequence TTGTCCGAACTCCATAAATTCATTTTCGAAGGCCTGCCGGTGCGTGGCATGCTGGTGCGCCTGACCGATGCCTGGCAAGACATCCTGGCGCGTCGCGCCGCCAACTCCGAAACCGGCGCTTACCCCGCCCCAGTGCGCCAGTTGCTGGGCGAGATGGCCGCTGCGGGCGTCTTGATGCAGGGCAACATCAAGTTCAATGGCGCTTTGGTGCTGCAGATTTTTGGGGACGGTCCGGTCAAGTTGGGTGTGGTCGAAGTTCAGCCCGATTTGAGCCTGCGGGCCACCTGCACCCAGGTCGGCGAGGTGGCCGATAACGCCACCCTCAGCCAGATGGTGAACGTGAACAACGAAGGCCGCTGCGCCATCACGCTCGATCCTCAAGACCGTTTGCCGGGCCATCAGCCTTACCAAGGCGTGGTGCCGCTGTTTGGTGACCGGGGCGAAAAGCTCGAAAACATCAGCGAAGTGCTGGAGCATTACATGCTGCAGTCCGAACAGCTCGACACCGTGCTGGTGCTGGCGGCTGACGACAAGGTGGCGGCGGGCTTGCTGATTCAGCGCCTGCCCATCGAAGGCGAGGGCAACCTGGCTGGCAAAACCGATTCACTCATGCGCGAGTCGGTGTTAGGTCAGAGCGAAGACTTCAGCCGCATCTCGATCCTGACCAAGAGCCTCAAGCGCGAGGAGTTGCTCGGCTTGGATGCCGAAACTATTCTGCACCGTTTGTATTGGGAAGAGCCGATAGCCCGTTTTGAGCCCTTCATCGGTGAGACTGGCCCGCGCTTTGCCTGCCGTTGCAACCGCGAGCGTGTGGGGCACATGATCCGCAGCCTCGGCACCGAAGAGGTGGAGGGCATCATTGCCGAACAAGGGCAGGTGGAAGTGGGTTGCGACTTTTGTGGTGCGCAGTACCGTTTTGACCCGGTGGATGCAGCGGGGCTGTTTACTGGTTTGCCGCCCGATTTGCCTGCGGGCTCGGTGCACTGA
- a CDS encoding gamma carbonic anhydrase family protein, whose amino-acid sequence MAIYQLDDQTPDVADSAWVADNAQVMGAVKIAADASIWFGVTVRGDTETIEIGEGSNIQDGSVMHADHGKPIKVGKHVTVGHMVMLHGCTIGDESLIGIGAVVLNGAKIGKNCLVGAGSLVTEGKEFPDGSMIMGTPAKVVRELSPEQIEGLRQSAKHYVENARRFKAGLKKIS is encoded by the coding sequence ATGGCCATTTACCAACTGGATGATCAAACCCCCGATGTGGCCGACAGCGCCTGGGTGGCCGACAACGCACAGGTCATGGGCGCGGTCAAAATCGCGGCCGATGCCAGCATTTGGTTTGGCGTGACGGTGCGAGGCGACACCGAGACGATTGAGATCGGCGAGGGCAGCAACATCCAGGACGGCAGCGTGATGCACGCCGACCACGGCAAACCGATCAAGGTCGGCAAACACGTCACGGTGGGCCACATGGTCATGCTGCACGGCTGCACGATTGGCGACGAGTCGCTGATCGGCATTGGCGCGGTGGTGCTCAACGGTGCGAAGATCGGCAAGAACTGCCTGGTGGGGGCTGGTTCGCTGGTGACCGAGGGCAAGGAGTTCCCCGATGGCTCGATGATCATGGGCACGCCTGCCAAGGTGGTGCGCGAACTCAGCCCCGAGCAGATCGAAGGCCTGCGCCAAAGCGCCAAACATTACGTCGAAAACGCTCGCCGCTTCAAGGCAGGCCTGAAAAAAATCAGCTGA